The following coding sequences lie in one Euhalothece natronophila Z-M001 genomic window:
- a CDS encoding DUF3181 family protein produces MANSNSTQAIERLAAEIGDKVYIDVAKWHLYLSDAHLHTTVAEQLYSLLEDKSITEEQVKTVLKQISVKLGGGKTQLPLLDLVPQIALSDLMEILEEYQKEF; encoded by the coding sequence TTGAACGCCTCGCCGCAGAAATTGGCGATAAAGTTTACATTGATGTTGCCAAATGGCATCTGTATCTCTCTGATGCCCATCTTCACACTACTGTTGCTGAACAGCTTTATTCCCTCCTCGAAGATAAAAGTATTACTGAAGAACAAGTAAAAACAGTTCTTAAGCAAATTTCTGTTAAGCTTGGTGGCGGCAAAACCCAATTACCCTTACTTGACTTAGTACCTCAAATAGCCCTTAGTGATCTTATGGAGATCTTAGAGGAATACCAGAAGGAATTTTAA